A portion of the Homo sapiens chromosome 16, GRCh38.p14 Primary Assembly genome contains these proteins:
- the LOC124900374 gene encoding uncharacterized protein LOC124900374 — MSTRGVDTGPATGRLVWAGGSLGSGEALSVSLFQGSGQPSLGSHGHAGQQEGEDAPARRQEGGLCPAHQSRRWGTQGLFSAGLLSSSASQSPLGWERRCLQGPSHKVCPSAPAAAARGYGSSGDSGPPGKGRLELPTAPLTPSEPLSKVPIHPPQEVPGICPHGHPMPSANQPHHGPHACPSLCLLGAPHTLAQNISLLGDLFPRAAQDKCSLLGRHRERAFPIHRGLTSAYYSSLAEPSLRQGPHMHLLSTPVNPNPLVRFLPQRPNNWVGWGRHFAGRRGDAVSSGNLSLRKPRGWTDQCQQAPSQRGTQTRIPGDS; from the coding sequence ATGAGTACACGTGGTGTGGACACTGGGCCTGCCACAGGGAGGCTGGTGTGGGCAGGAGGCTCCCTGGGAAGTGGAGAAGCGCTTTCTGTGAGCTTGTTCCAGGGCTCTGGTCAGCCCAGCCTGGGGTCTCATGGCCACGCAGGTCAGCAGGAAGGGGAAGATGCCCCAGCAAGGAGGCAGGAAGGCGGCCTCTGCCCGGCGCATCAGTCTCGGAGGTGGGGGACCCAGGGTTTGTTCTCAGCaggcctcctctcctcctctgcctcacAGTCAcctctgggatgggagaggcggTGTCTGCAGGGCCCTTCCCACAAAGTCTGTCCATctgcccctgctgctgctgcaagGGGCTACGGGTCCTCTGGCGACTCTGGACCCCCCGGAAAAGGGAGGCTTGAGCTGCCCACTGCACCCTTGACCCCTTCTGAGCCTCTCAGCAAAGTcccaatccaccctcctcaggaGGTCCCAGGGATTTGCCCACATGGGCACCCCATGCCCTCAGCCAACCAACCCCACCATGGCCCACacgcctgcccctccctctgtctccttgGGGCCCCGCACACGTTGGCACAGAACATCTCCCTGCTGGGTGACCTCTTCCCGCGAGCGGCCCAGGACAAGTGCAGCCTTCTGGGCAGACACAGGGAGCGGGCGTTCCCGATTCACAGAGGACTCACCTCGGCGTACTACAGCAGCCTGGCAGAGCCCAGCCTGCGACAAGGGCCTCATATGCATCTGTTGAGTACACCAGTGAATCCCAATCCCCTAGTTCGTTTTCTACCCCAGAGGCCCAACaactgggtggggtgggggaggcattTCGCTGGACGCCGTGGAGACGCAGTATCGTCCGGGAACCTGAGTCTCCGTAAACCCCGGGGTTGGACAGACCAGTGCCAGCAAGCTCCTTCACAGAGAGGAACTCAGACACGAATCCCTGGAGACTCCTAG